In the genome of Arabidopsis thaliana chromosome 4, partial sequence, the window CTCGGAGCTTCGTTGGGCTTTCATAAGAAAACTTTACAGCATTTTGTCTCTTCAGTTGCTTGTCACCGTCGGAGTCTCCGCCGTTGTTTACTTCGTCCGTCCGATCCCCGAGTTCATCACCGAGACTCACCGTGGCCTTGCCGTCTTTTTCGTCATCCTCCTCCTTCCTCTCCTCCGTTACGTCTCCTTTCACATACTTTTGTTTATCCATTCATTTCTAGGTTCCATCATCGTCGCTTAGGGTTTTGAGTTGCTTTATTTGTGCGGTTCACTAAAAAAGCTTGCGACTTGATCGATATAGTGTTCACTTTAGCTACTCTAGCTTCGTTGATGTTGTGAAACTATAATGTTCCGTTGATTCATCGTTTAAATTCTACTGTGTTGTTAACGATTTGATATATCCACTTAGTTTGTAGAGTGTTTCACTGAGTGATCTGGATTTGATGTGTGTTGTAGTGTTGTGGCCTCTGTTGGCTTTTGAGAAGAAGCATCCGATAAACTGCATTGTCCTGTCCATCTTCACTCTCTCCATTTCCTTCTCTGTGGGGATTTGCTGCTCTCTCTCCCAAGGTATGGATACAGAGATATATCACACTTGGTTGGCTTGTGGTGTTGTTAAAAGACAAACCATTTGTCATATTTTGCCTTGGATTGTTCTCTGCTTGAAATAATCAACCAACACTAGTGTTGGTGTGATATTGATTAGATAGTACTGTTTTCTTAACCATAAAAGTTGAAATTTAGTATCTTGTTGGCTTTAACATGGTGAATCATGAAAAAGAGGAACATGGCATGAGATGCTTTCATGCTTTTTTGTCAAGCAACTTATTAACTCTGTTTCCTATAACTAGAGTTACACCATTTGGTTAGAATCTAATTTCCAAGTATTGTGAAAACAGGGAGGATTGTTCTGGAGGCTGCAATTCTCACAGCTGTGATGGTCTTTGGTCTAACGATCTACACCTTCTGGGCAGTGAAGAGAGGACATGATTTCTCCTTCCTTGGACCATTCCTCTTTGGTGCTCTCCTCATTATCCTTGTCTTCACCCTTTTGCAGGTACTAACTCAGTAACTCTCAATCTATTCAAAGTTTTGGGATATATTATCACAAAGCTAAACAATGAAATGAATGCAGATATTCCACCCTCTGGGGAAGCTATCATCGATGATATTCAGCGGAATAGCTTCAATAGTGTTCTGCGGATACATCATCTTCGACACCAATCAGCTGATCAAGAAACTCAACTACGACGAATATATCACTGCAGCGATTCGTCTATACCTCGACGTTATGAATCTCTTCCTCAGTCTCCTCGGCATTATAAGCAACTGAACGTTATGAATCTCAATCTCCTATAGTATTCTACTTATTCCAGACATAGATTTATCGAATATTAAGAACACATGTTTATGGCTTGATTAAGTTGTTAACAATACCAAAGGTCCAAAACATTCTACATAAGCAAACAATCCTTAATGATTTATTTGTCTCCTTGTGAGTTTAGAAATATAGGCAGCTTCTTTGGTCAATCAATGGATAGATATTACAACAATAATGGGACAAAAAAGAAGCATATTTGATGTTGTTCccaataaaatattgaaattggacccatcaattttaaaattaaaacatactatatatctattacttcaactttgtttttttatacaaaaagaccaccaacaaccaaaaaaaaactaagaacaTAGATATTACAGATCACCCCCACTAAGTTTTGTTTACCCAAATGCTTCCTCACCTTGACTGGTAGGTCCATTTTATCCTATACCCAACCCAAAAAACCATTACCTTAAAAGAACCCCTACTAATGAAATTTGACCacataagttaaaaaaaaactcacactTAAACCAAGCAGCCATTGAACGTTTATTCACATCCTAAACTTCCTCTCAGcagcaagaacaagaagccTTGAGACACCTTGTGTCCACATTTCATATTCCCTTTGGCTCTTGACCTCGAATTCAACATCACCTCGCATAACCGTCTTCAAACCGAAGTATCTTAGATCATCTCCTCCCTCTAGCAAATGTCGTCCAGGCCAGGCCGGGACATTCTTGATCACATCAAGCACAATGTCTGTAACAAAATTGGAAAGatagtaaaataattaatagaaGAGTCTTCTTCAAGTTCACATTCAAAAGCAagacaaaaagtaaaagattGAAGGGATTTGATCCTATAGTTACTTTAGTCACATATACACTTTtgctttttcaattttttttccttttctcgtCTCAAATCCCCATATCTAAAGCAGACCCACCTCAAAGTTTTGAATTCTCTTTACCAGGTTCACATATAATTGACTCATTGACAGTAGATAGTGACAAAAAGTAAAGCTTTCAATATCAAACTAAAGAaacattctttgtttttaaacccATTAGAAGAATCATCTGAAATGTCTTGGAAGGAATTAGAGAAATCTCCAACCAAACTATTCAGGGTTTAAAGTGGTGTTATACTTATAGTATGTAAAAAGAGTAAATAATCActtactctttttcttcttggtgAAGGTTCCTCCAACATGCCtgctcttcatcttcaacataaCCTATAAGttcaataaatcaaaacaaattagtgATTCTGTAAGAGATGCTTAAGCAGCAAAGACAAAAGTGGATCCCATGATTtcagtatcatcatcattatcaaaacagtgctttttatttttaagctttagtattgtttctactttctcttcttttcctgccgtttgaaatttctcttttctcatctttttgtgtgtttcataTAACAAAGTTAACATCCATGTGAAGTAACTAAAGATTCCCACTGATTCACAAATAATTTGGCtctctttaatctttttcatCAGATCAACAACGATCATTTCCTAAAGTGAAACGAAACTCGAGGcacaataagaaaaagaatctttaCCTGATTCATTTTGTTGATGTAAACAGATACTATCTTCCAGTGGAGATCACCTGCAAAAGTCACACATCATTAGACAAAAGATTCaacaactaaaatttaaacttttaaatacacaagtttgaatttttcttacCTTTGCGAGTGCGTTTGAGGAGTTCACAACCTCTAGCGAGCCATTCTCTACTACAAGTTCCCAAGAAATTCTCCTGTTGTACAAGTTCACCACTGTGACTACTGCTTGAGCTTCCATTGCTACCATTAACATTATTGCTGCTTCCTCCTGTAGAAGTGAGTCCTTTATCCATTGGTATCACTGATGCTATGTTCCACACTTCCTTCATTGCCCTTGCCTTCAATGTTTGCACTCCTCTTAAAGCTACACaccaaaaatacaaatcaaattaccaaaaattaaCTTCTGATTCCTTCATAAAGTTCCAATTTTGAGCCAATCCCTAAATCAATGCTATCATTAtcttcaacaaaatcaaaactttagcAATTCTCATTACAGGGTCAAGAAGTATTAAACATGTTTCAACCTAAAGTCAATCAATTTTAGcgttttcttttgaaagttCCAAACTTTATCAAAACTCTGTACTAAACAAACCTGTAGCTGCTCCGGCGGTGAGAGTCATAATATCTCCGGCAGAACGAACATTGACGGCGGAGCTAACAACAGAAGCCAAATACTCTCTCTCAGCTCCCATAACTTCAGCAGCTTCCACACACTGAGCAGCCACAAGGGTCGCAGCAGAAGCAACGGCCATGTCAGTTTTAGCCATCTGCTCATCCTTACCACAGCTAGAAGACGCAGCGGTGGCTGCTGCAATAGCAGCAACAGCTGCAGCAACGCCGGCGACAGAGACAGCAGCGTGAATCTGAGCGTTATGAGCCCGAgtctcctctttctttttctctctccgGTCCTTAAGCCACCGTCCCACCGTCTTGGACTGTGTAGCTGTAGCGGTTATAGGTCCCGGAGTTGCCGCCGTTGAACGGAACTGAGAATTTACACTGTTCAATGAATTTTTGTTCGCTCTGCAAAATTGCTGCAttttaagattaaaaatttgagttttagtaTCAGAGATTCGCCAGAACCCAGAAGAGTGAagcaaaatctaaaaaaggaaatgtttttggaagaagagtgatgaacaagaaaaagacaaaaccaaatcaagtaAAGGAGATTGCTTTAGACCAAAGTGTCACTAAATAATACttatttaattaagaaaaccaaCAATTCGTTAATGGGTTTAAggaataattataaaattgaattgaaatgATGAAGAATCATCGGAAACAGTAGTGGGAGAAAGACATGATCTCTGGGTATGGTTGGATAAAGAGAAAGCTTCTAGtgaagattctttttttattttcacagTCTCTCATTGTACCCAAAATTGTCAGTGACGCagtaaaaattgaaacatttACATAGAGAGTAACACCAAAACTCAGAAACCCAGAACATGCTTTAGTATCAAAACTAAATACAGTTTTGGTCAAGAAATTGGAACCTTAATGTCGTCGGATTCGGGAGGAGACACAGGAGGACTGTCGGTCAAAGAACCATTAAGTGGACCACTACTGTGAGATAGCCGACCAGATGTTCTTGGTGATACTTCTTGCtgcaaacaaaattattaaagaagatgagacaaaagtagaatcaagaagaagagatgatgacAAATCCATAAACttgttattatgtttttagGGACCCAGAAAGCGAGTGTGTAGATAAAAATcgtaactttttttcttgattaataGTTATAATTATTGCGCGTGAAAATTTTCTCTTCATTAATCACACTTAATAAAGAGAGATTCATGAACATAATTtgctaaaaattaaaactttgatTGACCATATTTGGGAAATTCtgatgaaagaaacaaaataaaatttgtcaACAtcgaaagtaaaaaaaaaaagaatgctTTGTTTTGTCCGgaaatgctctgtttttatctGAAGAAAAGACTTACAGAGTGAGACAAGATACGATCCATGACCATTTGAGAAGTTTCTGAACAAGCGAAGGAGAATGGGTTTCCGGTGACAAGTCCGGTGTCTTCCGTGTCGCCGTCGCCGTCTACGACAGAGGAGatgggttcttcttcttcttcttcttcggttttGGAGAGGAGAATCTGAGGGTTGGGTGGTGTTAGAGCCTTGGAGACTTCGAGAGCAGAGACGCTCCATGAACGAGCTAAAAACTCCATCGGTTCGAGTGGTGTTTCCGGTGGACGGTAAACCGGGTCGGGTCTCCATGTCGGAACCATGAGTTTTTCcattttgaaagaaagagagagtgaagagagagagagatatagagagagatatatagagagagagatatagagagagagttttgatGGAAGTGAAAGGTTGTCAATGGGGATGCGATTTATAGAATGACAAGTGACAACGAAGCTGTTCTTTTCATCACTCTCTCTGCTTTTTCAGCTCTTCcgttttttcttgctttttccctactactctctttctctctctctaaatgaaaaataagctaaaattttgtgaaaaaataattaaaaatgaagctttttttttatttttgtaaattttccaaatatacggatattttctgaaattggccatcaatatttttttaggtTAAAcgagtaattaaaaaaaaaaaaaatacacaattCACTTTTTTGTGTGAATTGATATTCCAGAAGGAATTGGAGAACATTTcaagatttattatttgaacGATTTAgttatattaaagaaaatatctttacttaaaagacaaaattttatgttgtaAAGTTTAACGTTGTTCTTTTTTGGCAACTTGTTGTATTCTTTTTGGAATACAGGATATAAGtagaaaataatcaataaaaatatggtttttTGTGAAATGTTAATCTCacatcaacaaaaaagttgCTTACGTGGTAAATATATAGAATCTCACTCATCTTttggataaaataaaaagttgaaatagAGTTTGGAACTAATTACTCGTAGAGCAGCTCAACAATTTattaatggaagaagaaatgaaggCAAACAAAATCTACTTACAGACCATTTCTGCATTGTTCTAATATTTTTGCCACGTTTCATTTGAAGAACTGTTGATGTTTCTTGAAATCGAATGGAGGACAGTTCTATACTGTTCGAGTTTATAATCgaatgatagaaaaaaaataattggcATGCGTTGCAATGACAACGATGATTCAtagataataaattaattaccCGAAATATATGGGGACAAATGAAAGAGACTTATTAATAGATATgctaaaaatttaattgaattcGATAagtgtttttgagtttttttttgttagtataGAGGACATAAATGAGAAGAGAGACCTCTCACCATCTCGTATCTTTCATGAGTAAACCTACGAAAAGCATGGAAGATAAAGCCTCTCGTCGGTCGATCTTCATCTATCAACTAACTACTTGAAGTATATTTAATATTCGATggattgatatttttctatgactttgattttgtttccagGGTTCGTCACTCTTTATAGTTCTTTTAAATAGGAACAAAATGGTTTGACCCCAAAAACAATACGGTCAAAACATCGTATATTATGTAGTTGTAGCCGATAAAGAAACTCgtatattgaaaattaaaaatacgtATTTTAATTACCCAAATAGAAACAATCAAACAGCTGttgaaaaattacaaaaaaaaaactaagagtAAACTAAGTTAGACTTGAAGTTCTTCTAATTGAGTAaattacaagtaaaaaaaaaaacatttgtaaagCAAAAGAAGTACGTCGTACGTGTTGGACTGGAACTAAACTACACTGCACTGCAACTAATTTGTACGTTAGATTAGAATCTCAAAAATgtgatcttctttcttctctacttgCATGCACAAATACTGTATGCTTCCGTACATTCAGTTTCACAATAGTCTTGTCAAATGCATCTTCGCTTCCCTGTCTAAATATGATCACTTTACATagtttattttgaaacaatcGCAAAAAACAAATAGCTTTTCCAAACAGTGCTGCTGTAACTGAGATATTGTGAATTATACGTGGTGATGTTTAACAGTATATGTGGTACAATTTTGGATTATaagttggtgaagaagattccTTTATTTTTGTGGGTTTAGGTTAGAGATTGagtttgcacaaaaaaaaaaaaaaaaaaggttagaGATTGAGTTCTTTTATAGTATAAGGATCTCCACCATTGTTAATACATTAATGACACTCAATGTTATACAGATTCCGagaattatatttgattttcgaCGTGAAACTTCTATATcctttttgtatgttttgttttagatgtGAAACTTtctgaatattaaaaaaatcaataaaacacATCTTGATATCataataagaatatttttctGAAATACATAGGATTCttagaaatacaaaaatttgatttcgTAAATAATGAGCAATGTAAAACTGTTTCAAATGAATGATCGCCTCAGGAGAATATGGTCCCCAATCTTGATATGTAACAGACACACCACTCAGCAGTTAGTAGCAGGACTATTCTCATTTCATGCGTTTGGAATTGTGGTTATTATGTTTTCTGATTTCAACTACTTTGTTTAGTACtactattcttttttctttgtctcagATATTATAGTTTATATTCAGATATATCATCATACATCCATTCATTGCATATTTCTTAATGaagatatttttagattttgttttgattagtttcAACACTAATgactctctatctctctcctaAACcttattaattaaatctttgGAGAGATTAGAAAAAGTGGTTCCGAGGAATCCATGGGAAATGTAGCTGAACTTCATGATTTCTCATGGTCCCTCTTAATGACACTACCATTGTCCATTTTACAAGTGCTTTCCCTTCCTTTTTCTGTTTAAGTATTTTCacattatcaacaaaaaattcaCAATCAGCTTATCTAATCAgaatttcaaaagaaacattatttataacagaaagaaaaaaggtaatGTTTTCTAATAGTCTAgaataatatgtatataca includes:
- a CDS encoding Bax inhibitor-1 family protein (Bax inhibitor-1 family protein; CONTAINS InterPro DOMAIN/s: Inhibitor of apoptosis-promoting Bax1 related (InterPro:IPR006214); BEST Arabidopsis thaliana protein match is: Bax inhibitor-1 family protein (TAIR:AT1G03070.2); Has 4979 Blast hits to 4979 proteins in 1483 species: Archae - 0; Bacteria - 2865; Metazoa - 731; Fungi - 138; Plants - 184; Viruses - 85; Other Eukaryotes - 976 (source: NCBI BLink).), which produces MAKSDIETGGGNELYPGMKESSELRWAFIRKLYSILSLQLLVTVGVSAVVYFVRPIPEFITETHRGLAVFFVILLLPLLLLWPLLAFEKKHPINCIVLSIFTLSISFSVGICCSLSQGRIVLEAAILTAVMVFGLTIYTFWAVKRGHDFSFLGPFLFGALLIILVFTLLQIFHPLGKLSSMIFSGIASIVFCGYIIFDTNQLIKKLNYDEYITAAIRLYLDVMNLFLSLLGIISN
- a CDS encoding auxin canalization protein (DUF828) (FUNCTIONS IN: phosphoinositide binding; INVOLVED IN: signal transduction; EXPRESSED IN: cultured cell; CONTAINS InterPro DOMAIN/s: Pleckstrin-like, plant (InterPro:IPR013666), Protein of unknown function DUF828 (InterPro:IPR008546); BEST Arabidopsis thaliana protein match is: Plant protein of unknown function (DUF828) with plant pleckstrin homology-like region (TAIR:AT3G22810.1); Has 30201 Blast hits to 17322 proteins in 780 species: Archae - 12; Bacteria - 1396; Metazoa - 17338; Fungi - 3422; Plants - 5037; Viruses - 0; Other Eukaryotes - 2996 (source: NCBI BLink).), with the protein product MEKLMVPTWRPDPVYRPPETPLEPMEFLARSWSVSALEVSKALTPPNPQILLSKTEEEEEEEPISSVVDGDGDTEDTGLVTGNPFSFACSETSQMVMDRILSHSQEVSPRTSGRLSHSSGPLNGSLTDSPPVSPPESDDIKQFCRANKNSLNSVNSQFRSTAATPGPITATATQSKTVGRWLKDRREKKKEETRAHNAQIHAAVSVAGVAAAVAAIAAATAASSSCGKDEQMAKTDMAVASAATLVAAQCVEAAEVMGAEREYLASVVSSAVNVRSAGDIMTLTAGAATALRGVQTLKARAMKEVWNIASVIPMDKGLTSTGGSSNNVNGSNGSSSSSHSGELVQQENFLGTCSREWLARGCELLKRTRKGDLHWKIVSVYINKMNQVMLKMKSRHVGGTFTKKKKNIVLDVIKNVPAWPGRHLLEGGDDLRYFGLKTVMRGDVEFEVKSQREYEMWTQGVSRLLVLAAERKFRM
- a CDS encoding auxin canalization protein (DUF828) (FUNCTIONS IN: phosphoinositide binding; INVOLVED IN: signal transduction; EXPRESSED IN: cultured cell; CONTAINS InterPro DOMAIN/s: Pleckstrin-like, plant (InterPro:IPR013666), Protein of unknown function DUF828 (InterPro:IPR008546); BEST Arabidopsis thaliana protein match is: Plant protein of unknown function (DUF828) with plant pleckstrin homology-like region (TAIR:AT3G22810.1); Has 35333 Blast hits to 34131 proteins in 2444 species: Archae - 798; Bacteria - 22429; Metazoa - 974; Fungi - 991; Plants - 531; Viruses - 0; Other Eukaryotes - 9610 (source: NCBI BLink).), translating into MQQFCRANKNSLNSVNSQFRSTAATPGPITATATQSKTVGRWLKDRREKKKEETRAHNAQIHAAVSVAGVAAAVAAIAAATAASSSCGKDEQMAKTDMAVASAATLVAAQCVEAAEVMGAEREYLASVVSSAVNVRSAGDIMTLTAGAATALRGVQTLKARAMKEVWNIASVIPMDKGLTSTGGSSNNVNGSNGSSSSSHSGELVQQENFLGTCSREWLARGCELLKRTRKGDLHWKIVSVYINKMNQVMLKMKSRHVGGTFTKKKKNIVLDVIKNVPAWPGRHLLEGGDDLRYFGLKTVMRGDVEFEVKSQREYEMWTQGVSRLLVLAAERKFRM
- a CDS encoding auxin canalization protein (DUF828); translated protein: MEKLMVPTWRPDPVYRPPETPLEPMEFLARSWSVSALEVSKALTPPNPQILLSKTEEEEEEEPISSVVDGDGDTEDTGLVTGNPFSFACSETSQMVMDRILSHSQEVSPRTSGRLSHSSGPLNGSLTDSPPVSPPESDDIKQFCRANKNSLNSVNSQFRSTAATPGPITATATQSKTVGRWLKDRREKKKEETRAHNAQIHAAVSVAGVAAAVAAIAAATAASSSCGKDEQMAKTDMAVASAATLVAAQCVEAAEVMGAEREYLASVVSSAVNVRSAGDIMTLTAGAATALRGVQTLKARAMKEVWNIASVIPMDKGLTSTGGSSNNVNGSNGSSSSSHSGELVQQENFLGTCSREWLARGCELLKRTRKGDLHWKIVSVYINKMNQVMLKMKSRHVGGTFTKKKKSK